The Legionella lansingensis DNA window CCATCTCAAGGATTGCAAACCAAGAAGGTATGAATGCATGACGGGTTTCCACACGACGGACGACTTCACTAAGGATGCTACTCCCGCTTTTGCTAATACGAAGATGTTGGCTTTGGCCGCTATTGGTGGATTGGGGATGGGTGCCGCTGTAGCTGGCATTCGTCTAAGTGTAGGCTTTATGCAAACCTTGCTTTTTGGCAGAGATGTTAATTTGTATAGCCCAGCAGGTGTCCCTACTTGGCGTATCATGTTGGTTACACTTATTGGCGGGTTAATTCTCGGTTTATTTTTAAAATTAGCTGGCAGACTTGGTCATCTGACCATCGTGGACCCTGTGGAGGCGAACGCTTTAGAAGGCGGTAAAATGTCTCTCGTGGATAGTTTGATTTTGGTAGGATTATCCATTGTTTCTATTACGATTGGAGGTTCTGTTGGTTTTGAAGCAGCGATGACCCAACTTGGCGCAGGTATCTTGAGCTTTATAGGACAGCGTTTGCAACTTGAACGTCGTGAACTGAGGATCCTCGTTGCCTGTGGAACAGGAGCTGGTCTTACCGCTATTTTTGGTGCTCCTCTTGGTGGTACCTTTTATGCCCTTGAGTTGGTGGTTGGGGGGTATGCTATGCGAGCACTATTACCAACATTATTAGCAAGTGCAATGAGTAGCCATGTCATTTATATGGTCATCGGTTATCAACCTATTTTTCTTGCCTCTGACATAGGTCCTCCTGCCCTCTGGCATTTCCCTTTGGCCATTGTCACCGGCATAACTGCTGCTTTAATTGGCATAATGGTAATGCGTGGTACCACTCGATTTGAACGATCTTTAAACTATGCACATGTCTCCGTCATGGCTAAGCCTATCGTTGGTGGTCTTATTCTTGGTTTAATTTCCTTGAAAGTACCAGAGGTTATGGGGCCTGGGCATAATAGTATTAATGAAATTCTAGCTGGCCACAATTCATTTGTAATTATCGCCATCATCCTCTTCGCTAAAATAGCCGCCTCAATCGCCTGCGTTGGTTCGGGATTTAGGGGAGGTCTATTCTCTGCTTCCTTACTCCTTGGAGCGGCTTTAGGTTATCTTGTTCATGGGCTTTTCATTGTCCCACTTTTAGGCCCAGGCATTCCATTTGACCTCGCCGTGGTAGCAGGCATGGCAGGTGTTGCGACATCCATCATTGGCACGCCCATTGCGATTGTTTTGCTTGTCATTGAGACCGCTGGCTTACAAACGGGAGTGGTTACCACAGCAATTACTGTCATTATTGCTAGTCATTTGACACGTTATTGGTTTGGCTATTCTTTCTCAACCTGGCGATTTCATATTCGCGGCAATGATCTCTTTGGCCCGAGAGACATCGGCCGATTAAGGGAACTCACTTTCAATGATTTACCTCTAAATAATCCACCACGTGTCCTGATCGACACCTCAATCTCTAGCGCTGTAAAGAAAACCAGTGAAACCGATTTAAACATGATCGCAGTGGAAGAGAAGAACGGCCGTTTTGTTGGTTTAGTAACGGATCATGAGCTTTTAGACGTCTTGGCAACACCCACAATGCCCTTAGCCTTATGCAACTTAGCTAAAAAGCCCGCATTTTGCGTTTATGTTACTGAACCATTAATGAAATATATTGAAAAAATTGGCGAAAGTTCTGCCGGGGAAATAGCTGTCCTGGATGCAAATGATCGTTTAATTGGATTAGCCTCTGAAGCCGCAGTATTGCACCGTTATTTAACAGAGATCCTCGCAGCCGATCGCGATGACGCCATTCAAATTATCAACATATAAAGATAGAACTCTTTCACCGGAAAACCTACACCTTCAATCGCCGCCGGAGCTCATTTAATCATACATCGGCCTAGCCCAAGGATCATCATAGCAAGTAATCGGTTCAGGTTTAGGACTTATGAAGGTCATGTTTTTTGTATAATAATGCATGTTAAATACATCTTCTGCTATGGAAATTGCCAGATCTCTCATAGTACTAGATTTTCCAAAAAATTGATTCATGGTTGATATATCACGCAATCCCCGTTGTTGCGCGACAAAATAGGTCATAAATTCAGGGTGAGTTTGCGCTAGTTCCTCTGGGGTTTTATTAAACGGATTGTTATCACCTCCATGCCGATCATAAAATTGCAAATAGGCATTAACATGATTGCGTAAAGCAGTCTTCTCTTCCTGTTCATTTATTGCGTTATTGTATTTTCTTCGTAAAAGAGAAATATATTGCAGAAAGATTTCTCTAAATTCTTCCTTTGCTTCCAGATTATCAGCCTTCAAAGGAAGATAGAAGGGATTATTTATTTCCTTACCAGCTACAGTGATGCTTCTAATGCAACAATGTAAAATTGCCAAGGCAGCATGCTCTACTTCACGCTGCATTCGTGCTGGAAAAGTTAACTGATTACTCTCATAAGTTTTATGTACATCAATAATGAAATCTCTAAATAAGGCAACATCAACGGTGATGAAACTTTCTTTGCTGCTCATTCCTTGCGCCACTTTTTGATTTTCTGACATACCAACCAGATGATAATCATTGGAATAATTCGTTGTTTTATGCAGTCTTACATCTTCCATTGTAATCGTTTCAGGGAAACATCTTCCAAAAATCCCTACAATAATGGTTGGGAAATCAAATAGAATGTCAGAAACTTCATCAAAGCCACGATAAAGCTCGGTAATATTTTCAGGGGTTGTGACAATATTTCTAAACATAATTACTGGGGACTCGGAAAAGGCACTGTTACCTGATACTCGTTTTTCTGAAGGAGCAAATAAAGGACGAAACATGATATAACCCAATATGATTTTTTAAAGTCAAATTTAACATAAATGTGTCATTTTTTTCAAATATTTTTCACTTACCTCCAATTTTCATAACGGCACTTGTCAACTAAACAGTTGCAAATTGAAGTCAGACTGTGTATAAAGGATCTTGTTTGTAATATAAGAACTCAAAAAGATTAATGAAAGCAGCCGCTAGTAATAAACATTCATCTTCCTTATTTCTAGGCTTTGACCGTCTAGCTTCAGGTCTCATTCTTATTGTTGTCAGCGTCTTCGTGGTCAATGTGGCCTTCGTGGCCATCTAACTCTTACCTCACAATTTTTCCAAATCCACCATTACAGACCCAGGAATAGACCATGCAACAATACAAATCCATTTTTATTTACGGCTTCGCTATTTTTGCGATGTTTTTTGGTTCAGGAAATTTAGTTTTCCCTTTGCAGATTGGAAAAGCAGCTGGCGATAGCTGGTTGATCGGATTTATCGGTCTTTTACTTACAGGTATATTCTTGCCTTTGACCGGTTTGTTCGTTATCAAACTGTATCAGGGCAATTATCGCGCTTTCTTTGGAGAGGCTGGCAAGGTTGCATCGTTTTTATTGCCCCTTTTTATGCTTTCTCTATTAGGCTCCTTTGGTGTTGTTCCTCGTTGTATTACTGTAGCTTATGGTAGCTTTGCTTATTTGTTACCCCAAATCAAGCTCATTCACTTTAGCACTCTTTTCTGCGCCATCACGTTTTTCTTTTGCCTGAATGATAGAGTCATGATCAAGCTTTTAGGTAAGTGGATGAGTCCTATTTTGCTTGTAACGCTTATCATTTTGATTGTCATTGCAGCGATTAAAGCACCACATACGCTTGTACATACCCATACTGATAAGGCTTTTACCTATGGCTTTATCACAGGTTATCAAACCATGGATCTCTTTGCCGCCTTCTTCTTTTCCGCTCTCATTTTTACGCAAATACAACAGTCTTTACCCAATTCCAATCCGCGCGAAGTTCTGGTTTTTGCGCTAAAATCCAGTGTTCTTGGGGCTTCTTTGTTAGCTCTCATCTATCTAGGATTTGTTTTTCTTGGCTCTCATTATTCATCGTTAATTAGTGTGCGTGCACCGGAGCTCATGCTACCTGCCATTGCCAAAGTGGCCATGGGTCATTCAGCCACACTCTTTATAGGTATCGCGATGTTTCTCTCTTGCTTGACCACGGCTGTTGCCTTGAACAATCTTTATGCACGCTATCTTTGTTCGACCTTAAAAATAAAAGATGACAAATTTTATTTAGTTTTATTGTTTACAACTTGCTTATCTTTTATCATTTCTTTATTGGATTTTAAGGGCATCGCCGCTTTCATTGCCCCAATCCTTGAGTTGACCTATCCAGGGATCATTGCGTTAACGATAATGGCAATCGTCATTAAGGGACGACAACCATTTAAAAAGGCAGTGTTTTATGTTATGACAGTACTCATGTGCCTACCTCTCGCAATGCATTAGGTTTATTACAATAAGGAGATTGCTATGGCTTTGTTTTTTGCAAGAGATTTTGCTAAAGAATTCGACTCTCTGACCCCTCAATTGGCCGCATTAAAGGAACGCTTCAATGTGGCAGCACAAACCCAACGAGAACAAGAGCACGAGCAACAAGCAAAGGCTTTCAGTGATGCAGCAAACGATATTGATACCATTATTAGTAATTATCGGAGGTATTTAATTAATAGTGGTAGCTCCTTCCGCAAAGAAAGCCTGCTTAAAGAATACGAAGAACTTATCCAGTGTCTGCAAAATGTCGCTGACAATCCTCGAGAGTATAATGCTTCTGATCTTATTGAAAGAATAACCCTAGATAACCAATACTTGCCCTGTGATGAAATTGCCACTCGTATTTTTAATGCTCTTACTGCTTTATTTTGGCTGGGGGTGGCCGTGGTAGGCTCTATAGCAGGGATTCTCTCACTGTCAACAGTTCCAGCAGATACAATAGGGGGGGTAGTTGCTACCGGAATTTGTGTAGGTCTCGTGACGTACGCTTCTATTGAAATGATTGATAATCTTTGCCAAGTATTCGAACCTCATCATACGTTTACCAATACGAGAGAAATAAACGACAATGAATTAACTTTATTGGGGCATGTACATGAGGCCTATGGTATTGCACCAACGATGTGATCAGTTGAGAGCACGCTGCCGCGATTCCGAATCCCCGCGGCATCGACCGCGAGGTCCATCATGTCAGTCTGGACATGGATACCGCGGTCAAGCCGCGGTAATTCGAGCAGAAAAAATCCTTACCATAATGGCAGTAACCCCCGAGGCCCCCGTTCTGCTTAGCTCTGAATAGGAATTCATCACCAATCAAGGTATAATGGTGCATCCATAACATAGATTTAACTTCACTCTCTGAAGCGATATAGCTCCTGCTTCACGCCCAAGATAGGTCCTTTTATGATTGAAAAAATTCGTAATATTGCCATTATCGCTCATGTCGATCATGGTAAAACCACTTTAGTTGATAAGTTATTGCAGCAAACTGGCACGTTAAGTGAACGTGCGCCAAAAGTAGAACGCGTGATGGATTCTAACGCGCTAGAGAAAGAACGAGGAATCACCATTCTTGCCAAAAACACTTGTGTACATTGGCATGGGTATCAAATCAATATCGTTGATACCCCAGGGCATGCTGATTTTGGTGGCGAAGTTGAGCGTATCTTATCCATGGTCGATAGCGTACTACTCTTGGTAGATGCTGTTGATGGCCCCATGCCGCAGACCCGTTTTGTTACACAAAAAGCCTTTGCCCGCGGCCTAAACCCTATCGTTGTTATCAATAAAATTGATAGACCTGGTGCTAGAGCGCATTGGGTAATGGATCAAGTCTTTGATTTATTTGATAATTTAGGAGCAACAGACGAGCAGCTTGATTTTCCTGTTGTGTATACATCTGCTTTACAGGGTTATGCCAAGCTTGATTTGGACGATGAAGCACATGACATGGCTCCTTTATTACAAACCATTGTTGACAGAGTGGCACCACCTCCTGTCGATGAGGAAGGTCCGTTTCAAATGCAAATCAGTTCTTTGGATTATTCTTCCTATGTTGGGACGATTGGCATTGGTCGTGTCACCAGAGGACATATTAAAGCTAAATCTGCGGTCAAGATTATTGACAAAGAAGGCAATGTTCGCAGTGGTCGTTTATTGCAATTACTTGGCTTTAGAGGTTTAGAGCGGGTAGAGGTTGAAGAAGCCAGAGCCGGTGACATTATTGCCATCACTGGCATTGAGCAACTTAATATTTCCGATACCTTATGTGACCCTAATCATGTGGAAGGCTTACCACCATTAATGGTGGATGAACCGACCATCAGCATGATTTTCCAAGTCAATGACTCCCCTTTTGCAGGTCAAGAGGGAAAATTTGTGACTAGCCGAAAAGTTCGCGAACGTTTACAAACTGAATTATTGCATAATGTGGCGCTGCGCGTAGAAGACACTGAGGATCCTGATAAGTTTAGAGTGTCTGGTCGCGGAGAATTACACTTATCCATTTTAATCGAAAATATGCGCCGAGAAGGCTATGAACTTGCTATCTGCAAGCCAGAAGTCATCTTAAAAGAAGAGAGTGGTGAACAACAGGAACCCTATGAACGGTTAACTGTCGATGTTGAGGAGAATCATCAGGGCACGATTATGGAAAAATTAGGTGAGCGGCGTGGTGAGTTACAAAACATGTTGCCTGATGGTAAAGGCCGGGTCCGCCTCGACTACGTTATTCCTACCCGTGGTTTGATAGGTTTTCACACTGAATTTTTATCCAGCACATCTGGTACTGGCTTGATGTATCATGTCTATGACCATTATGGTCCTGCAATTCGTGGTCGCATTGGCAAGAGAAACAATGGGGTTCTGATAGCCAATTGTCAGGGTGCAGCACGAGCTTTTGCCTTATTTAACTTACAGGAACGTGGTCGTTTATTTATTGAACCACAAACCGTTTGTTATGAAGGAATGATTGTTGGTATTCATGCTCGTGACAATGACCTGGTGGTCAATGTCACCAAGGAAAAGCAATTAACCAATATTCGTGCAGCCGGCAGCGACGAAAATATTTTGCTAACACCACCGATTAAATTATCTTTGGAGCAAGCATTGGAGTTCATTGACGATGATGAGCTTGTTGAGGTCACGCCACAATCCATTCGTTTACGCAAGAAAGCGTTAAAAGAGCATGAGCGGAAGCGCGCCTCGAAGATTAGCGATGATTGACATATGAGAATGTTATAGAATAGGTTCGGGTAGGGCACACTATCACTAAGTTAAGGATTTTTTCGAATTACCGCGGCTTGACCGCGGTATCCATTCCAGACTGACATGATGGACCCCCGCGGTCGATACCGCGGAGATTCGAAATCGCTTAACTTAATGGTGGTGAGAGCAGAGCACGAAGTTAACTCACTAATCACACATCATGAAGCAAAAATTTAAACGAGTTATTTTGTATGCACGACAACATCGAGCTAATCAGGGTGTAAGCGAAAGCTTGCACCGCTTGGTTGATTTTCTGCAGCATGAACAAGTAGATACCTATTTAGACATAGACACAGCAACCTATTTCGACGTAAAACTACCCATATTAGAACGAAATCTCATGGGTAAAAAGCAGGATTTGATTGTCGTGGTAGGCGGCGATGGCAGTTTGCTTTCGGCGGCACGCATGGCTATCAAGGTGAATGTTCCTGTCATTGGTATCAATAGAGGCCGGCTTGGCTTTTTAACGGATATTTCGCCGAATAATATTGAGCATCATCTCGGTGCTGTTTTAGCCGGTAAATATGAAGAAGAGCACCGCTTCTTACTACACACTTGCATCCATGATGGGGAAACCATTTATTTTCAAGGCGATGCCCTTAACGATGTCGTGTTAAGTCGTGGCAATGAAACCCATTTGATTGAATTTGATGTTTTCATCAATCAGCGCTTCGTCAGTCGTTACCGCTCCGATGGCATGATCTTATCAACACCAACCGGATCGACAGCTTATGCATTGTCTGCGGGGGGCCCAATCATGCACCCGCAGTTAAATGCCATTGTTTTAGTGCCTATGTTCTCCCATAGTTTGAGTTCGCGCCCTTTCGTGGTTGACGGTGAGGTAAAAATTGATCTGAAAATCAGTGAACGTAATGAAAATGATCTAAATATCAGTTGTGATGGGCATGAGTCACGGCTAGTTAAACCAGGACAACTGGTTTCTATTGAAAAAAACACGCAACAACTGCGTCTATTACATCCTATTGATTACCATTATTATGATACATTACGGATTAAACTTGGCTGGGAATCCAAACATCAAGGATAAACATGCTCACTACCTTGCGCATTGAAAATTTTGCCATCGTCAAGCATTTAGAACTTGATTTTTCCGGGGGAATGACTGCTTTCACAGGAGAAACCGGGGCGGGCAAATCAATTATGATCGATGCCCTTATGCTAGCTCTAGGTGAACGAGCCGATGCTTCAGTCATTCGCGCAGGTGAAGAAAAATGCGATATTAGTGCTGGCTTCCAAGTTGAGAAAGATTCTGAACCAGCACAATGGCTTCTTGACAACGACTTGCACGTCGAGGATGGCAATGTCATCTTACGCCGTGTCCTTTACATTGAGGGACGCTCTAAATCTTATATCAACGGCCACCCTTTTCCACTGCAGAAGGTTAAGGAATTAAGTGAGATGCTCGTCCATATTCATGGTCAGCATCAACACCAAACGTTAATGCAACATGCCACACATAGAGAGCAACTCGACCGCTACGCAGGCCATTTTGAATTTCGTCATGAGATTCAACAACAGTATAGGAAATGCCAGCAGATAAAACAGGAACTTGAACTGTTCCATGTTCAAGAGAACCACTCCGATAAGGTTGATCTATTACAATTCCAAATCGATGAATTACTAGCAGTGAATCTTCAAGATGGTGAAGTGGAAACACTACACGATGAGCACCAATTACTGCATCATGCCCAGGATTATTTGCAACATGCGCAACAAATTACTCATCTGTTAAATGACGATGATGAATTTAACATCTGTTACGGTCTCAATCAGATTCTGCAACGCTTACAAGCACTCCCCCAGGATCATGCAAGCATCAAAAATAGCAAGGAATTGATTAACAATGCGCTTATCCAGTGCGAAGAGGCCATGGATGAAGTAAAACAATTTTCAGAACAAGTGCAATTAGACCCCGAGCGCTTGCAAGAAGTTGAAGCACGAATGAGCATGCTACATCAACTGGCGCGCAAATATCATGTTGATGCCAAACTTTTGCCAGCCTACCTGGAAAAGCTGCAAGCAGAATTGGAACAATTAAAACATTCTGAAGATCGCATCGAGGAACTTAAGAAAGAATATCAAATTCAGGTCAAACACTTTGGAGTACTCGCTGAAAAACTACGAGCTTCTCGGCAATTACACGCTACAAAATTAGCCGCGGAAATCACAGCCATTATTCAACAACTCGGGATGCCGAAGGGGCGTGTAGAAATTGAGATCACCGCTCTTGAAAAAATGCATCCCCATGGTCTAGACAAGATAGAATACAAAGTTTGCACCAACCCTGGACTAGAACCAGACAGTTTGATAAAAATTGTCTCTGGCGGTGAACTCTCAAGAATAAGTCTTGCTATTCAAATGATCACCGCACAGCAGGGCACCACTCCTACACTCCTTTTTGATGAAGTGGATGTAGGGATAGGAGGAGCGACAGCTGCGCTTGTTGGACAGCTACTTCGTAAGTTAGGTAATCGCCTGCAGGTTTTCTGCGTTACGCATCAACCACAGGTTGCGTCCTGCGCTCATCATCATTTTGTTGTCGAGAAACACAGTGATAATTACCAAACTTACTCGCGTATCATTGGCTTGAGAGCTGAGGAAAAAATCACTGAAATAGCGCGCATGTTAGGGGGTTTAACAATCACCGAACAAACGCGCTCACATGCAAAAGAGTTGTTGGAACAAAGCAACTAGGGCCCCTAGACAACGTCATTATTCTCAAAAGGGCCCCTATAATAAATTCTTAAAGCCAGGACAACCATCACGGCATTATAAACAATGTTAATGCCAACATAGCAAATGATTGCCCCCACTAAGTTTAGCCAGGGAATGAGGATAAGACAGGCAACAATTTGGAATAGCAAAAGTGATATCGCTAACTTGGCGCCTACCTCACTGCCCCGTTGCGAATATTGGATCATCTTGGATAAAGGCATGGACATAGCAAACGTTAGAACATTGATTAGACAGATATAGGTATACGGAAGAGCATCAATAAAATTTGACTTGTACAATAATAGAATTTGTTTAGCAAAAATACCTATAATCAATACAATGAAACAAGCAACACCTACGCAAATCAATAAGTATTTTTTCATGGTTTGTAATAATTTTTCCCTACCTTGAGCAAAAGCAGCAGAGATGTCTGGTCCGATTAAAATACCAATGGGGCTAATCGCAATGAAGGCCAAAGAAATAATAGATACCACAGCTGAAAATAAGCCTACCACATGATCACCATGCCCTAACAATTCAATGACCATTAGAGGGATAGCAGTAAAGATATATTTATTTAAATTTTGCAAAGTATAGCCATAGATTTTTTCCTTCCACAGGTCCACAGTGCTTCCTGGCATCGCAGTGGCGCTTAGGTTTAAATATACCTGAAGTTTTGTTTTTTGTTGGATAACCAGCATTATGAGCAACAAAATGATGTAGCTTAAGATGAAGGCAATTAACATAATATGAGGAAAATAGACGGGATCGTCATGAAACAACACAGCATAGAGGTAAAAATAAGCAAACAAACTCAATAGAAAATAAAAAATGGTCTGCATTAAGCTTAAGAGGACAGCGGTTCGCATGTAATCTACAGCACGCAAAAACTGTAGGTAGATATAATAAAGAGAAATGGCTATAGCCCCCCAAAGAAACAATGCTAAAGGGTGACTGATCTCAAAAAGCCGCAAATCTTCCAGAGCAAAACTTAAGGCGATGATGGCCAGACTCAACAATATACCACTCAAAAGCAGAGTAAGATAAATGGGTTTCAGAAAATCTTTGACGGATACGGTTAGAGCAACAATTTCATCGTATTGTTTCTTAACATAAAATTTGGGGACGTAATAAGCTAAAATCGAATCAATACCAAACGTCATCACTGTGGCGATTAAGAACAAAGCATTGGTTGCAACAGTAAAATCACCAAATAATGTCTCACCCGCATTCCTTGCCACGAGCATATTAATGAAAAAAAGCATAAGTTGATCAGCGATGATGATCAGCAGATTAAATGCAAAATCCATATGAAGCAGATACTGATTAAGTTAAGAATATAACTATACCTAATCAAAGGTTTCTCTACTAGAGAAGTAAAGAATATCTCCTGTACTTTACCACTTCATCTATTATGTGCTCATCTAATTAGTCGTGTCGCAAAATTAAATTTGACACACTTATCGTCACCCTCCGCGAAAGCGGAGGGTCCAGAAGAGCCTTGCCAATGCTCCCCAGCTTTCGCGGAGGATGACGTAATTACAAAGAAGGTGTATTTCAGTCATTTCGCGACAGCGACTAATTATTGCAAATAGACTTATACTTAAAAGACTAGCGATTTAAAAAGGAATAATAATGGTAGGACTTATACAAAAAATTTTATTTGCCATGATCAAGGACATAAAAGGAGAAGAAGGTGTAAAAAAATTAAAACAGTTAGCCCGTATTCCTTTAGATAAATCCTTCCAGATGAATCTCGTATATTCGGATGAAGAATGGCAGCGATTGTATGCAGCAGCCCATGAATTATTACAATTGAACGAAGAAGAGGTAGTAACAGCTTATGCTGATTATTTTGGCAAGGATGCAATCCAAAGGTTCCCAACCTGGTTCCAGATGTCCAATAATTCTTATGAGTTTCTATCCATACAACCCGTCATTCATAATTGCTTTGCAACCAGTAATGCCGACGCCAGCACACGGCAAGCGATCAATGACAAATTTAGAGTGGAAAAATCGCCTAAAAAACTAATCACCCATTATCGCTCACCCAACAAATTATGTAGTTTATACAAAGCATTAGCCAATTGGGTAATCAACTATTATCACGATGAAGCCCAAATAGAAGAAAAAAAATGTCTAAAATTAGGAGATGATGAGTGTGAAATCCACGTGCAGTGGACCAAATTGAGGAACTGGCATGCCCTATAAAACCCTATCTCAAATACAAAAAAGCATTGAAGCGATGGCTGATGAACTGTGCTTAGCTGTAAAGGGTGATTTCGATTTTACCATCAAGGTCGATACTCAAAATGAAAGCATGCAAAAGCTAACCATGCTGGTTAACTTTGTTCTTGATACAGCCCGCCGCTCTTTGCTAGAAGTACGCCAGAAAAATGCTCGTTTATTAGAACTTGATCAACTCAAGTCTGATTTTATATCCACGATCAGTCATGAGCTACGCACGCCTTTAACTCTTATACTGGGTCCACTAAAAACCATTTTAGCCAATAATGCTGATGAACTTCCTCAGCACGTCGAAGAAAATTTAGAACGCATGCAAAGAAATGCCGCGAGGCTTTACATACTGGTTAACAATATTCTTGATTTTTCTAAACTTGAAGCAGGCAAATTTACACGCCACGAAGAACCCTTGGATTTAAATGCTCTTGTTTCCCAATTAGTCAACGATACTCAAGATTTGGCGTGTGAACATAAAATCAAGCTGCAATTCAAACCTGCTAAGAAATTAAAA harbors:
- a CDS encoding branched-chain amino acid transport system II carrier protein, encoding MQQYKSIFIYGFAIFAMFFGSGNLVFPLQIGKAAGDSWLIGFIGLLLTGIFLPLTGLFVIKLYQGNYRAFFGEAGKVASFLLPLFMLSLLGSFGVVPRCITVAYGSFAYLLPQIKLIHFSTLFCAITFFFCLNDRVMIKLLGKWMSPILLVTLIILIVIAAIKAPHTLVHTHTDKAFTYGFITGYQTMDLFAAFFFSALIFTQIQQSLPNSNPREVLVFALKSSVLGASLLALIYLGFVFLGSHYSSLISVRAPELMLPAIAKVAMGHSATLFIGIAMFLSCLTTAVALNNLYARYLCSTLKIKDDKFYLVLLFTTCLSFIISLLDFKGIAAFIAPILELTYPGIIALTIMAIVIKGRQPFKKAVFYVMTVLMCLPLAMH
- a CDS encoding heme NO-binding domain-containing protein; translation: MVGLIQKILFAMIKDIKGEEGVKKLKQLARIPLDKSFQMNLVYSDEEWQRLYAAAHELLQLNEEEVVTAYADYFGKDAIQRFPTWFQMSNNSYEFLSIQPVIHNCFATSNADASTRQAINDKFRVEKSPKKLITHYRSPNKLCSLYKALANWVINYYHDEAQIEEKKCLKLGDDECEIHVQWTKLRNWHAL
- the typA gene encoding translational GTPase TypA, whose amino-acid sequence is MIEKIRNIAIIAHVDHGKTTLVDKLLQQTGTLSERAPKVERVMDSNALEKERGITILAKNTCVHWHGYQINIVDTPGHADFGGEVERILSMVDSVLLLVDAVDGPMPQTRFVTQKAFARGLNPIVVINKIDRPGARAHWVMDQVFDLFDNLGATDEQLDFPVVYTSALQGYAKLDLDDEAHDMAPLLQTIVDRVAPPPVDEEGPFQMQISSLDYSSYVGTIGIGRVTRGHIKAKSAVKIIDKEGNVRSGRLLQLLGFRGLERVEVEEARAGDIIAITGIEQLNISDTLCDPNHVEGLPPLMVDEPTISMIFQVNDSPFAGQEGKFVTSRKVRERLQTELLHNVALRVEDTEDPDKFRVSGRGELHLSILIENMRREGYELAICKPEVILKEESGEQQEPYERLTVDVEENHQGTIMEKLGERRGELQNMLPDGKGRVRLDYVIPTRGLIGFHTEFLSSTSGTGLMYHVYDHYGPAIRGRIGKRNNGVLIANCQGAARAFALFNLQERGRLFIEPQTVCYEGMIVGIHARDNDLVVNVTKEKQLTNIRAAGSDENILLTPPIKLSLEQALEFIDDDELVEVTPQSIRLRKKALKEHERKRASKISDD
- the recN gene encoding DNA repair protein RecN; its protein translation is MLTTLRIENFAIVKHLELDFSGGMTAFTGETGAGKSIMIDALMLALGERADASVIRAGEEKCDISAGFQVEKDSEPAQWLLDNDLHVEDGNVILRRVLYIEGRSKSYINGHPFPLQKVKELSEMLVHIHGQHQHQTLMQHATHREQLDRYAGHFEFRHEIQQQYRKCQQIKQELELFHVQENHSDKVDLLQFQIDELLAVNLQDGEVETLHDEHQLLHHAQDYLQHAQQITHLLNDDDEFNICYGLNQILQRLQALPQDHASIKNSKELINNALIQCEEAMDEVKQFSEQVQLDPERLQEVEARMSMLHQLARKYHVDAKLLPAYLEKLQAELEQLKHSEDRIEELKKEYQIQVKHFGVLAEKLRASRQLHATKLAAEITAIIQQLGMPKGRVEIEITALEKMHPHGLDKIEYKVCTNPGLEPDSLIKIVSGGELSRISLAIQMITAQQGTTPTLLFDEVDVGIGGATAALVGQLLRKLGNRLQVFCVTHQPQVASCAHHHFVVEKHSDNYQTYSRIIGLRAEEKITEIARMLGGLTITEQTRSHAKELLEQSN
- a CDS encoding lipopolysaccharide biosynthesis protein: MDFAFNLLIIIADQLMLFFINMLVARNAGETLFGDFTVATNALFLIATVMTFGIDSILAYYVPKFYVKKQYDEIVALTVSVKDFLKPIYLTLLLSGILLSLAIIALSFALEDLRLFEISHPLALFLWGAIAISLYYIYLQFLRAVDYMRTAVLLSLMQTIFYFLLSLFAYFYLYAVLFHDDPVYFPHIMLIAFILSYIILLLIMLVIQQKTKLQVYLNLSATAMPGSTVDLWKEKIYGYTLQNLNKYIFTAIPLMVIELLGHGDHVVGLFSAVVSIISLAFIAISPIGILIGPDISAAFAQGREKLLQTMKKYLLICVGVACFIVLIIGIFAKQILLLYKSNFIDALPYTYICLINVLTFAMSMPLSKMIQYSQRGSEVGAKLAISLLLFQIVACLILIPWLNLVGAIICYVGINIVYNAVMVVLALRIYYRGPFENNDVV
- a CDS encoding chloride channel protein; amino-acid sequence: MTGFHTTDDFTKDATPAFANTKMLALAAIGGLGMGAAVAGIRLSVGFMQTLLFGRDVNLYSPAGVPTWRIMLVTLIGGLILGLFLKLAGRLGHLTIVDPVEANALEGGKMSLVDSLILVGLSIVSITIGGSVGFEAAMTQLGAGILSFIGQRLQLERRELRILVACGTGAGLTAIFGAPLGGTFYALELVVGGYAMRALLPTLLASAMSSHVIYMVIGYQPIFLASDIGPPALWHFPLAIVTGITAALIGIMVMRGTTRFERSLNYAHVSVMAKPIVGGLILGLISLKVPEVMGPGHNSINEILAGHNSFVIIAIILFAKIAASIACVGSGFRGGLFSASLLLGAALGYLVHGLFIVPLLGPGIPFDLAVVAGMAGVATSIIGTPIAIVLLVIETAGLQTGVVTTAITVIIASHLTRYWFGYSFSTWRFHIRGNDLFGPRDIGRLRELTFNDLPLNNPPRVLIDTSISSAVKKTSETDLNMIAVEEKNGRFVGLVTDHELLDVLATPTMPLALCNLAKKPAFCVYVTEPLMKYIEKIGESSAGEIAVLDANDRLIGLASEAAVLHRYLTEILAADRDDAIQIINI
- a CDS encoding NAD(+) kinase, with translation MKQKFKRVILYARQHRANQGVSESLHRLVDFLQHEQVDTYLDIDTATYFDVKLPILERNLMGKKQDLIVVVGGDGSLLSAARMAIKVNVPVIGINRGRLGFLTDISPNNIEHHLGAVLAGKYEEEHRFLLHTCIHDGETIYFQGDALNDVVLSRGNETHLIEFDVFINQRFVSRYRSDGMILSTPTGSTAYALSAGGPIMHPQLNAIVLVPMFSHSLSSRPFVVDGEVKIDLKISERNENDLNISCDGHESRLVKPGQLVSIEKNTQQLRLLHPIDYHYYDTLRIKLGWESKHQG